One Sediminibacillus dalangtanensis genomic region harbors:
- a CDS encoding SMP-30/gluconolactonase/LRE family protein, which yields MTTVQAKLLLDAKAELAESPYWDAERQRLYWVDINNHQLHVFSPSDGKDETIQFDQFVSAVTMTASGNLLLAMHHGIHQWNPDNEELTLIANPEENKPENRFNEGKCDPEGRFWAGTMALNAEPGAASLYRMDTDHAVTKMLSDVTISNGLAWSTEKNTMYYADTPTQKVEAFDYEPTTGAISYRRTVIHIPEEQGAPDGMTIDEEGMLWIAQWGGARVGRWNPETGNCLQTIELPAAHVSSCVFGGANHDELYITTAREHLTAEQLKQQPHAGGLFWIKLNVKGAASNKFADQS from the coding sequence ATGACAACAGTACAAGCTAAGTTACTATTGGACGCCAAAGCAGAGTTGGCGGAGAGTCCCTATTGGGATGCCGAGCGGCAGCGATTGTATTGGGTCGATATCAATAACCATCAGCTGCATGTTTTTTCGCCTAGTGATGGAAAGGATGAAACGATTCAATTTGATCAGTTTGTGAGCGCTGTAACGATGACCGCTTCCGGGAATCTGCTTTTGGCAATGCATCATGGAATACATCAATGGAACCCAGACAACGAAGAATTAACCTTGATCGCCAACCCGGAGGAAAACAAGCCGGAGAACCGCTTTAATGAAGGGAAATGCGACCCGGAAGGAAGGTTTTGGGCCGGAACGATGGCATTGAACGCCGAGCCGGGCGCAGCTTCCTTATACAGGATGGATACAGATCACGCAGTAACCAAGATGCTATCAGACGTAACGATTTCTAACGGATTAGCCTGGTCTACAGAGAAAAATACGATGTATTACGCAGATACGCCTACCCAAAAGGTTGAAGCATTTGATTATGAACCGACAACCGGAGCCATTTCCTATAGAAGAACGGTCATTCATATTCCGGAAGAGCAGGGAGCACCAGATGGAATGACCATCGACGAGGAAGGGATGCTTTGGATTGCGCAATGGGGCGGCGCCAGAGTTGGCAGGTGGAATCCGGAAACTGGAAATTGCCTCCAGACAATTGAACTGCCGGCAGCGCATGTCTCGTCTTGTGTGTTCGGGGGCGCTAACCATGATGAATTGTATATCACCACCGCGCGTGAGCACTTAACAGCAGAGCAACTGAAACAGCAGCCCCATGCCGGAGGTTTGTTTTGGATCAAGCTTAATGTAAAAGGAGCGGCCAGTAATAAGTTTGCTGATCAATCATAG